A stretch of Ipomoea triloba cultivar NCNSP0323 chromosome 11, ASM357664v1 DNA encodes these proteins:
- the LOC115996431 gene encoding putative late blight resistance protein homolog R1A-4 has protein sequence MAYAAVTSLMETLNLHFLQSQPRFPLQHKQQIVSLHQNLGFLQEILEKSEMAYNKSGMKDLEADMRDIAFKAEERIEMELSNIYLQSSSIEEVCLFRLHGILNEAVKQTDYLKKKLNKIKSKQQFAKGPSILGRMRQRGLLLGSTSSQPADPERENNITVNKYSKNTSIKLDSKMVGCNEEFKTIMDQLTQQSTQQLQVVSIVGMGGIGKTTLARKVYEDSSITLYFDKRAWITMSQEYNKEQMLQCLIGCVNAASRDELQSNELHEQRQRNSKENLRKLLMGQRYFIVMDDIWSTTAWDSLQGCFPDDNNGSRIVLTSRLKEVAEYANSGNSTINMPFLDANESWNLYCNVFGQTKFVLVFEQIGRDIVKNCKGLPLAITLVASLLSKTEENVEKWNNVAKSVIGDSNEACSRVLYLSYNQLPHHLKACFLYFGVFPEDYEISVKKLVRLWAAEGFLRAVEHMNLEEVATECLQDLVDRSLVIVGKHNYNGKIKTIRMHDLLRDLCVREARSENLLNVIEKDYYGFVERPVNVCPWISIKPGCHKVSMLSYNFHSLHSVDHTDLRIAVVLCHFKLLRVVDMELRHGRNSEYEMLYMKHLIHLRYLALSISKSASSLTLKFFEHWNMQSFIVRGYSVILDSSDALEIWKMPLLRNFYMDIIPFTLKASKVVHKNIETISWLSPECCREDLFTRTPNLKKLGIQGKRYFENENSNGFYNFMHLGQLEKLSIKRWHFKLWDRDIQWGTSFLPNLKKLKFFETSFPWSDMGLIGMLPNLKVLKLINACEGKKWEPCVGGFRQLKRLVIECRNLEDWNVEGDHFPVLQHLELSCCSSLREIPIAFADIITLELIQLSGCWYSVLTSAKCIQVEQQRYGNDTLFVRSKYIQH, from the exons ATGGCGTACGCTGCTGTAACTTCGCTTATGGAAACTCTAAATCTACATTTCTTGCAATCACAACCACGATTCCCTCTTCAACACAAACAACAAATAGTTTCTCTCCATCAAAATCTTGGTTTCCTCCAAGAAATTCTTGAGAAATCTGAGATGGCCTATAATAAATCGGGGATGAAAGATTTAGAGGCAGATATGAGAGATATAGCGTTCAAAGCTGAAGAAAGGATTGAGATGGAGTTGAGTAACATATACCTTCAGTCAAGCAGTATAGAGGAGGTTTGCCTCTTCAGGCTTCATGGAATCTTGAATGAAGCTGTAAAACAGACTGATTACCTGAAGAAGAAGTTGAATAAGATTAAAAGTAAACAGCAGTTTGCAAAGGGTCCATCAATCCTTGGTCGGATGCGACAAAGAGGACTACTCCTTGGTTCAACATCATCACAACCTGCTGATCCAGAACGCGAGAATAATATTACTGTGAATAAATATTCCAAAAACACTTCAATCAAGCTTGACAGTAAAATGGTCGGATGCAACGAGGAGTTCAAGACGATAATGGATCAGCTCACCCAACAATCAACACAACAGTTACAAGTTGTGTCAATTGTAGGCATGGGAGGAATTGGCAAGACCACATTAGCTCGGAAAGTTTATGAAGATTCATctattactttatattttgaCAAACGAGCATGGATTACTATGTCTCAAGAGTATAACAAGGAACAAATGCTCCAATGCCTTATTGGTTGTGTTAATGCAGCATCAAGAGATGAACTTCAGAGCAATGAACTCCATGAACAGAGACAAAGAAATTCCAAAGAAAATCTGCGTAAACTATTGATGGGTCAGAGATATTTTATTGTAATGGATGATATATGGAGCACTACTGCTTGGGATAGTTTGCAAGGATGCTTTCCAGACGATAATAATGGAAGTCGTATAGTATTGACTTCTCGGCTCAAGGAGGTGGCTGAATATGCAAATTCAGGTAACTCTACCATTAACATGCCTTTCTTAGATGCCAATGAAAGTTGGAATCTCTACTGCAATGTGTTTGGTCAAACAAAATTTGTTTTGGTGTTTGAGCAAATTGGTAGAGACATAGTGAAGAACTGTAAAGGATTACCTCTAGCTATTACTTTAGTAGCTAGTCTTCTCTCCAAGACAGAGGAGAATGTGGAAAAGTGGAACAATGTTGCAAAAAGTGTAATCGGTGATTCTAATGAAGCATGTTCAAGAGTACTATATTTGAGTTACAACCAATTACCTCACCACTTAAAAGCTTGTTTTCTATACTTTGGAGTTTTTCCAGAAGACTATGAGATCTCTGTGAAGAAGTTGGTAAGGTTGTGGGCTGCAGAGGGATTTTTGAGGGCAGTGGAGCATATGAATTTGGAGGAGGTGGCCACGGAATGCTTGCAAGATCTTGTTGATAGAAGTCTTGTTATAGTTGGTAAACATAATTATAATGGCAAAATCAAGACAATTAGAATGCATGATCTTTTGCGAGACTTGTGCGTAAGAGAAGCTCGAAGTGAAAATCTCTTGAATGTCATTGAAAAAGATTATTATGGTTTTGTTGAAAGACCAGTAAACGTTTGTCCTTGGATAAGTATTAAACCTGGATGCCACAAAGTATCTATGCTCTCTTACAATTTCCATTCCTTACACTCTGTTGATCATACTGATTTAAGAATTGCAGTAGTGCTTTGTCATTTCAAACTATTAAGAGTAGTAGACATGGAACTTAGACACGGCCGGAACTCTGAATATGAGATGCTATACATGAAACATCTTATTCACTTGAGATACTTAGCTTTGTCCATAAGTAAAAGTGCAAGCTCTCTTACACTAAAGTTCTTTGAGCATTGGAATATGCAAAGTTTTATTGTCCGTGGATATAGTGTTATATTGGATTCCTCTGATGCATTAGAAATTTGGAAAATGCCATTGTTAAGGAACTTTTATATGGACATAATTCCTTTTACATTAAAGGCTTCGAAGGTTGTACATAAAAACATAGAGACTATATCATGGTTGAGTCCTGAGTGTTGTAGAGAGGACCTTTTCACAAGAactccaaatttaaaaaaattgggaatTCAAGGCAAAAggtattttgaaaatgaaaattcaaatGGTTTCTATAATTTTATGCACTTGGGACAGCTTGAGAAACTAAGCATCAAAAGATGGCATTTCAAACTTTGGGATAGGGACATTCAATGGGGAACTAGTTTTCTACCAAATCTTAAAAAGCTCAAATTCTTTGAGACTAGTTTTCCATGGAGTGATATGGGGCTTATTGGTATGTTGCCGAATCTAAAAGTTCTAAAGCTGATAAATGCTTGTGAAGGCAAAAAGTGGGAGCCATGTGTGGGAGGGTTCCGCCAATTGAAAAGGTTGGTAATTGAATGCAGGAATTTGGAAGATTGGAATGTTGAGGGTGATCATTTCCCTGTGCTTCAACATTTAGAGTTAAGTTGTTGCAGTTCGTTGCGAGAGATCCCTATTGCGTTTGCCGATATTATCACACTAGAATTGATTCAATTAAGTGGCTGCTGGTATTCCGTTTTGACTTCTGCAAAGTGTATTCAAGTTGAGCAGCAAAGATATGGAAATGATACCCTCTTTGTTCGTTCTAAATATATTCAG CATTGA